In Silene latifolia isolate original U9 population chromosome 3, ASM4854445v1, whole genome shotgun sequence, a single window of DNA contains:
- the LOC141646236 gene encoding NDR1/HIN1-like protein 6 has protein sequence MLQTLTTKMMYDHQRIHPAPDVEAQSLPPPSPPQSASKPLIPTNLEKSDSVNHQFPPPPTRTLPFSYPPPRRPTKRRHSCCCRVFCCIFCLIIFLIIAIGATIGILFLVFHPKIPKYSIDSLMVTQFSPDAANDSLTASFAVNVTAYNPNKHISILYLHGSHLSAWYRDTLLCEGALPVFYQGHRNTTVINVPLTGTVNNATGMVATLQQDQSQRGNIPLVLTANVPIKIKLGLLKTMKLRFKVHCDLTIDNLVANQDIRVSSSNCKIKLRRLF, from the coding sequence ATGTTACAAACCCTTACCACCAAAATGATGTATGATCACCAAAGAATTCACCCTGCTCCCGATGTCGAAGCGCAATCCCTAccgccaccatcaccaccacaatCGGCGTCAAAACCGTTAATTCCTACCAACTTGGAAAAATCTGATAGTGTTAACCATCAATTTCCTCCACCACCAACAAGAACACTACCATTCAGCTACCCACCACCAAGGAGACCTACAAAAAGACGTCATTCTTGTTGTTGTCGCGTTTTTTGTTGCATCTTCTGTCTCATTATTTTCTTAATTATCGCCATAGGGGCGACAATAGGCATACTTTTCCTAGTATTCCATCCTAAAATCCCAAAATACTCAATAGACTCCCTAATGGTGACACAGTTCAGCCCAGACGCTGCCAACGACTCCCTCACCGCCTCGTTCGCGGTCAATGTCACCGCCTACAACCCTAACAAACACATAAGCATACTCTACCTACATGGCTCCCACCTCAGCGCATGGTATAGAGACACCCTTCTATGCGAGGGTGCCTTGCCAGTGTTCTATCAAGGTCATCGAAACACAACCGTTATTAACGTTCCATTGACAGGGACCGTTAACAATGCGACGGGTATGGTTGCGACGTTGCAACAAGACCAAAGTCAAAGAGGGAACATTCCGTTGGTATTAACAGCGAATGTTCCGATTAAAATAAAGTTGGGATTATTGAAGACgatgaaattaaggtttaaaGTCCATTGTGACTTAACAATTGACAATTTGGTTGCTAATCAAGATATACGTGTTAGTAGTAGCAATTGCAAGATTAAACTTAGACGTCTTTTTTGA